A window of the Bradyrhizobium diazoefficiens genome harbors these coding sequences:
- a CDS encoding ABC transporter substrate-binding protein, translated as MKRLQAAFVALTLGLPAMPASAGEAVNLILNWTPTADHSPFYYAKAQGWYEKAGIDLTIEVGKGSGVSAAKVGSGGSPFGIADLATMLVAKSKGADDVALMSIYANTGQTFYWLKSYGVNGVKDFAGHKIGNPPGDASRVMWPAFAKAAGLAPDSVSFVNIGPTAKIAALKSHTVDIISDFYNEHDLKVIEFGQDLGFVNWKDIGLNPYGNSLIVNGAYLQKNPKLVEEFVRISQKAFAACVADVAPCLNALLNQVSGLDKENQERQWERIKYLMTDEFTTTKGLGWIDGERMKKDYELVQTYLGMEKPFDVTTAFSTKMLDPSIKMDASKVKK; from the coding sequence ATGAAGCGTTTGCAGGCGGCTTTTGTGGCTCTGACGCTGGGTTTGCCGGCAATGCCTGCGAGCGCGGGCGAGGCGGTCAATTTGATCCTGAACTGGACGCCGACGGCCGACCACTCGCCGTTCTATTACGCCAAGGCGCAGGGCTGGTACGAGAAGGCCGGCATCGACCTGACCATCGAGGTCGGCAAGGGCTCCGGCGTCTCCGCCGCCAAGGTCGGCTCCGGCGGCTCGCCCTTCGGCATCGCCGATCTCGCCACCATGCTGGTCGCCAAGAGCAAGGGCGCCGACGACGTGGCGCTGATGAGCATCTATGCCAACACCGGGCAGACGTTCTATTGGCTGAAGAGTTACGGCGTGAACGGCGTGAAGGATTTTGCCGGCCACAAGATCGGCAATCCGCCCGGCGACGCCTCGCGCGTGATGTGGCCGGCCTTTGCCAAGGCCGCGGGGCTTGCGCCTGACTCCGTCAGCTTCGTCAATATCGGGCCGACCGCGAAGATCGCCGCGCTGAAGAGCCACACCGTCGACATCATCAGCGACTTTTACAACGAGCACGATCTCAAGGTGATCGAGTTCGGGCAGGACCTCGGCTTCGTCAATTGGAAAGACATCGGCCTCAATCCCTACGGCAATTCGCTGATCGTCAACGGCGCCTATCTCCAGAAGAACCCGAAGCTGGTCGAGGAGTTCGTGCGCATCTCGCAGAAGGCCTTCGCGGCCTGCGTCGCCGACGTCGCGCCGTGCCTGAACGCGCTGCTCAACCAGGTCTCCGGTCTCGACAAGGAGAACCAGGAACGCCAATGGGAGCGCATCAAGTACCTGATGACGGACGAGTTCACGACCACCAAGGGTCTCGGCTGGATCGACGGCGAGCGGATGAAGAAGGACTACGAGCTGGTCCAGACTTATCTGGGCATGGAGAAGCCGTTCGACGTGACGACGGCGTTCTCGACGAAGATGCTGGACCCGAGCATCAAGATGGATGCGAGCAAGGTGAAGAAGTAG